One window of Herpetosiphon gulosus genomic DNA carries:
- a CDS encoding FHA domain-containing protein, whose protein sequence is MAKQARFELFIDVYEKKQQVAQALTNMPTGELVESILKEFRRDFDFLGQNPDAYCLMKADGTVLSNNRTLDKQVSNKDRLIFSEAMPNMPADGQPMARRIYLREHPTGNSFRLHWQPAIVGRFDNQSNNDLLAVDLGSHPNGLRVSRRQFEITETSGHFYIESLSPNPTTITDSTGRPIQVDRRQVLQHGDLITLDRSQITFKVIISD, encoded by the coding sequence ATGGCTAAACAAGCCCGCTTCGAACTTTTCATCGATGTTTATGAAAAAAAGCAACAAGTTGCCCAAGCCCTCACCAATATGCCAACTGGCGAACTTGTTGAATCGATTCTGAAGGAATTTCGGCGTGATTTCGATTTTCTCGGCCAAAACCCCGATGCCTATTGCTTGATGAAAGCTGATGGCACGGTTTTGAGCAATAATCGCACGCTCGATAAACAAGTATCTAATAAAGATCGCTTGATTTTTAGCGAAGCTATGCCGAATATGCCTGCCGATGGGCAACCAATGGCCCGCCGCATTTACCTACGCGAACATCCAACCGGCAATAGTTTTCGCTTACACTGGCAACCAGCAATTGTTGGCCGCTTCGATAATCAATCAAACAACGATCTTTTGGCAGTTGATTTGGGCAGCCATCCCAATGGCTTACGAGTTTCACGTCGCCAATTTGAAATTACCGAAACTAGCGGCCATTTCTATATTGAAAGCCTTTCGCCTAATCCAACCACAATTACCGATTCAACTGGGCGGCCAATCCAAGTTGATCGTCGCCAAGTGCTGCAACATGGCGATTTGATCACGCTTGATCGCAGCCAAATCACGTTTAAAGTGATCATCTCGGATTAG
- a CDS encoding WXG100 family type VII secretion target yields MAQDTIQAKYDELDQVASRFGKAADTTTAIFKSLESMANRLEGGDWQGDAQKAFSAEFRGEVQPAFNRLHTFFQQAQSTTLEIKKVFQQAEEEAAALFRGDVFGGGANGNGSGNGTAGNGNGNGSGSGNTSDGSTGTGGSGSGPTFKGKVKVHTYDYKTKTGETKPQLKLGVSGALLEDKGDLIKVDGPIPYTLKGKYQVGYGEAGIGLGVNGDKKFTIGPYVEGTVAKGELTNVYGDKNFGVTETLEGKVLSVEGFAGLKDGSVGATIGGTLASVQATKGLNIAGVNVGVTAEVGLKAELGFSIGKETKIKLPFVSFGFSFGGAK; encoded by the coding sequence ATGGCTCAAGACACCATTCAGGCCAAGTACGATGAGTTGGATCAAGTTGCCAGCCGTTTTGGCAAAGCCGCTGACACCACCACTGCAATTTTCAAATCGCTTGAAAGTATGGCCAATCGGCTCGAGGGTGGTGATTGGCAGGGCGATGCTCAAAAGGCATTTAGTGCTGAATTTCGTGGCGAGGTTCAACCAGCCTTTAACCGCCTTCACACCTTTTTCCAACAAGCACAAAGCACAACCTTAGAGATCAAAAAAGTCTTCCAACAAGCCGAAGAAGAAGCGGCTGCCCTTTTTCGTGGCGATGTCTTTGGCGGTGGTGCTAATGGTAATGGCAGCGGCAATGGGACTGCTGGCAATGGCAATGGCAATGGCAGTGGCAGTGGCAATACTAGCGATGGTAGCACGGGCACCGGCGGCTCGGGCAGTGGCCCAACCTTCAAGGGTAAAGTTAAAGTTCACACCTACGATTACAAGACCAAAACTGGCGAAACCAAGCCACAACTCAAATTAGGCGTTAGCGGCGCACTCCTTGAAGATAAAGGCGATCTGATTAAAGTTGATGGGCCGATTCCTTATACCCTCAAAGGCAAATACCAAGTTGGTTACGGCGAAGCTGGGATCGGCTTAGGGGTCAACGGCGATAAGAAATTTACAATTGGGCCATACGTTGAAGGAACTGTTGCCAAAGGCGAATTAACCAATGTTTATGGCGACAAAAACTTTGGGGTAACTGAAACCCTTGAAGGCAAAGTGCTTTCGGTTGAGGGTTTTGCTGGCCTCAAAGACGGTTCAGTCGGCGCAACCATCGGCGGCACGCTGGCCTCAGTTCAAGCTACCAAAGGTTTGAATATTGCTGGGGTAAACGTTGGGGTTACCGCCGAAGTTGGCCTCAAGGCCGAGCTTGGCTTTAGTATCGGTAAAGAAACCAAAATCAAATTGCCATTTGTCTCGTTTGGCTTCTCGTTTGGCGGAGCAAAATAA
- a CDS encoding WXG100 family type VII secretion target: MSKDVVQIQYEQTAQVAQHFGRLKQTVEQLQTTIRNVSQPLVDGDWQGDASVAFAKELDGEIYPTFNRLITAFQTAQEVTLEIQKIFSQAEEEAAALFKGQLLGTADGDKGGGSWLDSVGGFFSSVGNGIKDFFVGAGKELKDMVVGVWNMVTNPIETAKGIWHAVTHPGEFWEAFKAPYVEAWENGRPWEAIGRGTMFIGSLLIGTKGADKVGKAAKISKAATVTDAAADIARVSNPLQAASDIGMLAKGGGAETAMARYIANQSSHVGAGTALTDRVVLGGFKADPASGFLGYIGEANAHGGRYFSTTSDVWNKLKPIAEGGNNRIWPVNREFLQAQLESGISRIDIKGSSIDDILTKRPQSYSAMEVRFMQSQAYQYGYRQVGNSWIKTGDWRASTTGRVIGGSIGPGGEILQTSQSLND; this comes from the coding sequence ATGAGCAAGGATGTTGTTCAGATACAGTATGAGCAAACTGCCCAAGTTGCTCAGCATTTTGGCCGCCTCAAGCAAACGGTTGAACAATTGCAAACGACAATTCGCAACGTCAGCCAACCACTGGTTGATGGCGATTGGCAGGGCGATGCCAGCGTTGCCTTTGCGAAAGAACTCGATGGTGAAATTTACCCAACCTTCAATCGTTTGATTACTGCATTCCAAACCGCCCAAGAAGTCACGCTCGAAATCCAAAAAATCTTTAGCCAAGCCGAAGAAGAGGCAGCAGCCTTATTCAAAGGCCAATTGCTCGGCACTGCCGATGGCGACAAGGGTGGCGGAAGTTGGCTCGATAGCGTTGGTGGCTTCTTCAGCAGTGTTGGCAATGGCATCAAAGATTTCTTCGTTGGAGCAGGTAAAGAACTCAAAGATATGGTGGTTGGGGTTTGGAATATGGTCACCAACCCAATCGAAACCGCCAAAGGCATTTGGCATGCGGTAACCCACCCAGGCGAATTCTGGGAAGCCTTCAAAGCGCCGTATGTTGAAGCCTGGGAAAATGGCCGCCCGTGGGAAGCAATTGGTCGTGGCACGATGTTTATTGGCTCGTTGTTAATTGGCACTAAAGGTGCTGATAAAGTTGGTAAAGCGGCTAAGATCAGCAAAGCAGCAACCGTTACTGATGCTGCCGCCGATATTGCCCGCGTCAGCAACCCACTCCAAGCAGCCAGCGATATTGGCATGCTCGCCAAAGGTGGTGGCGCTGAAACAGCCATGGCTCGCTATATCGCCAATCAATCAAGCCATGTTGGCGCAGGCACGGCCTTGACCGATCGGGTTGTATTGGGCGGTTTTAAAGCCGACCCTGCATCGGGATTTCTTGGTTATATTGGTGAAGCCAACGCTCATGGTGGCCGCTACTTCAGCACCACCAGCGATGTGTGGAATAAACTCAAACCAATTGCCGAAGGTGGCAATAATCGAATTTGGCCTGTCAATCGCGAATTCTTGCAAGCCCAACTCGAAAGTGGCATTAGCCGCATCGATATCAAAGGCAGCTCAATCGACGATATTTTGACCAAACGGCCCCAATCGTATAGCGCCATGGAAGTGCGATTTATGCAAAGCCAAGCCTACCAATATGGCTATCGTCAAGTTGGCAATAGCTGGATCAAGACTGGCGATTGGCGGGCAAGCACGACTGGCCGTGTCATTGGCGGTAGCATTGGGCCAGGTGGTGAGATTCTACAAACCAGCCAATCATTGAACGATTAA
- a CDS encoding FHA domain-containing protein produces the protein MRKHSWFTIIALLSLLWVLPAPAQSQDDKPKVVITHQVVTEKNALSVEAYFSVRYNDGRAVPVNEISSTVLDLKNGEPPVQAVPQDPTTPIKIALVMDQSGSMNPFIEEVKRAANQAIDQAPANAKLAVFTFTRMNSVDVYLPALDFTDDRNAVKDYINQNYRSEPGGETCLYTAAHQATDFLLNTLKPEERRAIILFTDGKDEDINGNQCSDKSVIDVTTKAGPTQGTKTPIYTIGLCSADCARIQPEFLRQISDNTQAISVVGPRDQMSSAFILIMDSIKNQKYTSGFLRPCVETQVTLEVQLISGDTIAGIIPIGAHKCYNPTVSEAKIANLNPLPEKQKYSFNFTTTNTSPVNMVGVELQVLGPSQTLVYTEPIAVSISPQETKTIPMEMSDTKLTVAGNYTLHVLGYSSDGFTFRIGNPSERSEILATQAFAHSPIPITFEIRSNPVVDYETNTIRIDDVEITDEQNIIDPKFTYYKVRLFREDIQLFESERIQLDPTNPKIAIPLADIPQELIPTEQQSQLNLQIILETSNIRPIESPFKSFLFPVKPKEPFLKRYGVYVLIALVVIAIAAGFWYLWRNRKPKAGNVPMPYNPPTQAFNRIDLPGVNPASRQNANVPQQPQQQSAVRPAPHSAVNQPSRPQSPASNANASIPTAHFDGGMPDNGATMIYNPSPVASRQQQLHVRVVQTPDPSQIQNKTITMFPCTIGRSEASVIVTGDKLLSRQHVEISLIGGQFYVADLSKNGLFINEQRQQANTPIQLRLPTTIRLGQDTYIELSQ, from the coding sequence ATGAGAAAGCATAGTTGGTTCACCATCATCGCGTTGCTCAGCCTCTTGTGGGTTTTGCCAGCGCCTGCCCAATCACAAGACGACAAGCCCAAAGTCGTCATTACCCACCAAGTCGTTACCGAAAAGAACGCCTTGAGTGTCGAGGCCTATTTTAGCGTTCGCTATAACGATGGTCGCGCGGTTCCGGTCAACGAGATCTCCTCAACTGTGCTTGATCTCAAAAATGGTGAACCACCTGTCCAAGCCGTGCCCCAAGATCCCACCACACCAATCAAAATTGCCTTGGTCATGGATCAAAGTGGCAGTATGAATCCATTCATCGAGGAAGTTAAACGAGCAGCCAACCAAGCCATCGATCAAGCCCCTGCCAATGCTAAGCTGGCGGTTTTTACCTTCACCCGCATGAACAGTGTTGATGTGTATTTGCCGGCTTTAGATTTTACCGACGATCGCAACGCGGTTAAGGATTATATCAACCAGAATTATCGCTCTGAGCCAGGCGGCGAAACTTGTCTCTATACTGCCGCCCACCAAGCGACTGATTTCTTATTAAATACGCTCAAGCCAGAAGAACGGCGAGCGATCATTCTCTTTACTGATGGTAAAGATGAAGATATTAATGGTAATCAGTGCAGCGATAAAAGCGTGATCGATGTGACAACCAAAGCCGGCCCAACCCAAGGCACCAAAACTCCAATTTATACAATTGGGCTGTGTTCAGCCGATTGTGCCCGAATCCAGCCAGAATTCCTGCGCCAAATTTCAGACAATACCCAAGCTATCTCAGTGGTTGGCCCACGTGACCAAATGTCATCAGCATTTATCCTGATTATGGATAGCATCAAGAACCAAAAATATACGAGCGGTTTCTTACGGCCCTGCGTTGAAACTCAAGTAACTCTAGAGGTTCAATTGATCAGCGGCGATACAATCGCTGGGATTATTCCAATCGGCGCACATAAATGCTACAACCCAACCGTGAGCGAGGCCAAAATCGCCAACCTCAACCCATTGCCTGAAAAACAAAAATACTCATTCAATTTCACCACTACCAATACCAGCCCCGTTAATATGGTTGGGGTGGAGTTGCAAGTGCTTGGCCCAAGCCAAACCTTGGTTTATACTGAGCCGATCGCGGTCAGTATTTCACCCCAAGAAACTAAAACTATTCCGATGGAAATGAGCGATACCAAGCTGACCGTAGCCGGCAACTATACCTTGCATGTGCTGGGCTATAGCAGCGATGGCTTTACCTTCCGCATTGGCAACCCCAGCGAACGTAGCGAAATTTTGGCAACCCAAGCCTTTGCCCACTCGCCGATTCCAATTACCTTTGAAATTCGCTCAAATCCAGTCGTCGATTATGAAACCAATACTATTCGGATCGATGATGTCGAAATTACCGATGAGCAAAACATCATCGACCCTAAATTTACCTACTATAAAGTCCGGTTGTTCCGCGAAGATATACAACTTTTCGAATCAGAGCGGATTCAGCTTGACCCAACTAATCCTAAAATTGCAATTCCATTAGCTGATATTCCTCAAGAGTTGATTCCAACTGAGCAACAGAGCCAACTCAATTTACAGATTATCTTAGAAACCTCGAATATTCGGCCAATTGAATCGCCGTTCAAGAGTTTCTTGTTCCCAGTCAAACCCAAAGAGCCATTCCTCAAACGCTATGGGGTTTATGTGTTGATTGCCTTGGTGGTGATTGCCATCGCGGCAGGTTTCTGGTATCTCTGGCGCAATCGCAAGCCCAAAGCTGGCAATGTGCCAATGCCGTATAACCCACCAACTCAAGCCTTCAATCGAATCGATTTGCCAGGCGTAAACCCAGCTTCGCGCCAAAATGCCAATGTGCCGCAACAACCGCAGCAACAATCGGCGGTTCGACCAGCCCCGCATTCGGCAGTTAATCAACCAAGTCGGCCCCAAAGCCCGGCCTCAAATGCCAATGCCAGCATTCCAACTGCCCATTTCGATGGTGGCATGCCCGACAATGGCGCAACCATGATTTATAACCCATCGCCAGTCGCCAGCCGCCAGCAACAATTGCATGTGCGTGTGGTGCAAACACCTGATCCGAGCCAGATTCAAAATAAAACGATCACGATGTTTCCATGTACCATCGGGCGCAGCGAAGCCAGCGTAATCGTCACTGGTGATAAATTGCTCTCACGGCAGCATGTCGAAATCAGCTTGATCGGTGGGCAATTCTATGTGGCCGATTTGAGCAAGAATGGCTTGTTTATCAATGAGCAACGCCAGCAAGCCAATACGCCAATTCAATTGCGCTTGCCCACAACCATTCGACTGGGCCAAGATACCTATATTGAGCTAAGTCAATAG
- a CDS encoding thiamine pyrophosphate-dependent dehydrogenase E1 component subunit alpha — MEQERDQTRLLAMYHTMVLARSLDERMWQLNRQGKAPFVISCQGHEAAQVGAAFAMRPKHDWIVPYYRDLAMMLAMGMTPREVMLGLLAKAEDPSSGGRQMPAHYSHRALNIVSHSSPTGTQVPHAVGVAMGAQMRGDDIVVWTAFGEGTSSQGDVHEAMNLAGVMKLPVIFFCENNGYAISVPQHKQMGVENVSDRGPGYGFPGITVDGTNVLEVYEAMTAAVERARRGDGPTLIEAKCVRLTAHSSDDNDRTYRSPEDIKAMRTRDPIASFEHFLRDEGMLDDAKVAAIRAEIKEIVNDATAYAEAAPLPDPSTVRKYVFAE; from the coding sequence ATGGAGCAAGAACGCGATCAAACGCGGTTGTTAGCGATGTATCACACGATGGTTTTGGCTCGTTCGCTTGATGAGCGAATGTGGCAATTGAATCGTCAAGGCAAAGCCCCTTTTGTTATTTCCTGCCAAGGTCATGAGGCTGCTCAAGTAGGCGCAGCCTTTGCAATGCGCCCAAAACACGATTGGATTGTGCCTTACTATCGTGATTTAGCAATGATGTTGGCCATGGGAATGACCCCGCGCGAGGTGATGCTCGGCTTGTTGGCGAAAGCCGAAGATCCTAGCAGTGGTGGCCGTCAGATGCCCGCTCACTATAGCCATCGTGCTTTGAATATTGTTTCGCACTCATCACCAACTGGCACCCAAGTGCCGCATGCCGTCGGTGTCGCTATGGGCGCACAAATGCGCGGCGATGATATTGTAGTTTGGACAGCGTTTGGCGAAGGTACATCATCACAAGGCGATGTCCACGAAGCCATGAACTTGGCGGGCGTGATGAAATTGCCAGTAATTTTCTTCTGCGAAAATAATGGCTATGCGATCTCCGTGCCCCAACACAAGCAAATGGGCGTGGAAAACGTCTCGGATCGCGGCCCAGGCTATGGGTTTCCTGGAATTACCGTTGATGGAACCAATGTGCTTGAGGTTTACGAAGCCATGACCGCCGCAGTCGAACGCGCCCGCCGTGGCGATGGCCCAACCTTAATCGAGGCCAAATGTGTGCGTTTGACCGCCCACTCCTCTGATGATAACGATCGCACCTATCGCTCACCCGAAGATATCAAGGCCATGCGCACCCGCGACCCAATCGCAAGCTTCGAGCATTTCTTGCGCGATGAAGGCATGCTCGACGATGCCAAGGTTGCGGCAATTCGCGCCGAAATTAAAGAAATTGTCAATGATGCAACAGCCTATGCTGAAGCAGCACCCTTGCCCGACCCCAGCACCGTGCGCAAATATGTGTTTGCCGAATAA
- a CDS encoding alpha-ketoacid dehydrogenase subunit beta, which produces MAELNLLEAINQALDQAMANDERVYIIGEDVGQRGGVFRVTDGLHAKYGSKRVIDAPLAESIIIGSSIGAAMYGMRPIAEIQFADFIFPAFNQIISEAARMRYRSNNTWEVPLVIRAPYGGGIHGALYHSQSIEAFFAHIPGLKVVAPSTPYDAKAMLLAAIDDPDPVLFLEHKKCYRLIKGYVPDEHYTVPIGKADIAREGSDVSVITYGMMRHYAVEAAEMLDKEDINVEVVDLRSLVPLDRETILNSVKKTSKVLVLYEDNLFGGYGAEIAAIIAQDGFEYLDAPVQRLAGLDIPAMPYSTPLENEFLPTPSKIADTLRDLVNY; this is translated from the coding sequence GTGGCAGAATTAAATCTCTTAGAAGCGATTAATCAGGCGCTCGACCAAGCTATGGCCAACGACGAGCGGGTCTATATTATTGGCGAAGATGTCGGTCAGCGTGGTGGGGTATTTCGGGTTACCGATGGTTTGCACGCCAAATATGGTAGCAAACGGGTGATCGACGCACCGCTGGCTGAATCAATTATTATTGGCTCTTCAATCGGCGCAGCAATGTATGGGATGCGCCCGATCGCCGAAATTCAATTTGCTGATTTTATCTTCCCAGCCTTCAACCAAATTATTAGCGAAGCCGCACGCATGCGCTATCGCTCAAATAATACATGGGAAGTGCCCTTAGTTATTCGCGCTCCCTATGGCGGCGGTATCCACGGGGCACTCTATCACTCGCAAAGTATCGAGGCCTTTTTCGCCCATATTCCAGGCCTCAAGGTGGTTGCGCCGTCAACGCCCTATGATGCCAAGGCCATGCTGCTAGCAGCGATTGATGATCCCGATCCAGTGTTGTTTTTAGAGCATAAAAAATGCTATCGCTTGATCAAAGGCTATGTGCCCGACGAGCACTATACCGTGCCAATTGGCAAGGCCGATATTGCCCGCGAAGGTAGCGATGTTTCGGTGATTACCTATGGCATGATGCGACATTACGCAGTTGAGGCCGCCGAAATGTTGGACAAGGAAGATATTAACGTCGAAGTCGTCGATTTGCGCTCGTTAGTGCCACTTGATCGCGAAACAATTCTCAATTCGGTTAAGAAAACCAGCAAAGTGTTGGTGCTCTACGAAGATAATTTGTTTGGTGGCTATGGTGCAGAAATTGCCGCAATCATCGCCCAAGATGGCTTTGAATATCTTGATGCGCCAGTGCAACGCTTGGCAGGCTTGGATATTCCAGCCATGCCCTACAGCACACCGCTTGAAAATGAGTTCTTGCCAACTCCAAGCAAAATTGCCGATACACTGCGCGATTTAGTCAATTATTAG
- a CDS encoding dihydrolipoamide acetyltransferase family protein yields the protein MPKLGESVTEGTVGRWLKQPGESLELYEPMLEVTTDKVDTEIPSPVNGRLLEIRVNEGDTVPVGTVIAVLEDSSSTTVAAVAATATPAVTTQTSSNNGGGNSFMSPVVARLVSQHNLDIKQIAGTGKDGRVTKQDVERFVAQRDAAKPAPMPMPTPTAPTPAPMPVIKPSSTPAPMPTITGSLLAKPVAYTPPAMPAAPSIEPFVGDELQPLSGMRRAIAEHMVRSKATSPHVTTVMEVDLSTIIAHRDQYKADFERQGVKLTFTPYFVQATVAGLRAVPIVNATYTDEGILLHKSVNVGMAVAIPDGLIVPVLHNVDEKSLLGLSRTVNDLAERARTRRLTADEVKDGTFTITNHGVSGSLFAMPIINQPQSGILGIGAIQKRPVVMTINGADAIAIRPMCYLSFTFDHRLIDGATADKFLATVKQQLEQFA from the coding sequence ATGCCAAAGCTTGGTGAGAGTGTCACCGAGGGCACAGTTGGGCGCTGGCTCAAGCAACCAGGCGAGAGCCTTGAACTCTATGAGCCAATGCTCGAAGTTACCACCGATAAAGTCGATACCGAAATTCCTTCGCCAGTCAATGGGCGCTTGCTCGAAATTCGGGTCAACGAGGGCGATACCGTGCCAGTTGGTACGGTCATCGCGGTCTTGGAAGATAGTAGTAGCACTACGGTTGCCGCCGTTGCCGCGACTGCCACGCCTGCCGTTACTACCCAAACAAGCAGCAATAACGGCGGTGGCAATAGCTTTATGTCACCAGTCGTCGCTCGTTTGGTTAGCCAGCATAACCTCGATATTAAACAAATTGCTGGCACTGGCAAAGATGGCCGCGTGACTAAGCAAGATGTTGAGCGCTTCGTGGCGCAGCGTGATGCTGCCAAACCAGCACCGATGCCAATGCCAACGCCAACCGCGCCAACCCCAGCGCCGATGCCGGTAATCAAACCAAGCTCAACCCCAGCGCCAATGCCAACGATTACTGGCAGTTTGCTGGCCAAACCAGTGGCTTATACTCCACCAGCCATGCCAGCCGCGCCGAGCATCGAGCCATTTGTTGGTGATGAATTGCAACCGTTGAGCGGCATGCGGCGGGCAATCGCTGAGCATATGGTGCGATCAAAGGCAACCTCGCCGCACGTTACCACGGTGATGGAAGTCGATCTCAGCACGATCATCGCTCATCGCGACCAGTACAAAGCCGATTTCGAGCGTCAAGGGGTTAAATTAACCTTTACACCGTATTTTGTGCAGGCAACTGTGGCAGGCCTGCGGGCAGTGCCAATTGTCAATGCTACCTATACCGATGAAGGCATTTTGCTGCATAAATCGGTTAACGTTGGCATGGCAGTGGCCATTCCCGATGGTTTGATCGTGCCAGTACTGCATAACGTCGATGAAAAGAGCTTGCTGGGGCTTTCGCGCACAGTCAACGATTTGGCCGAACGCGCCCGCACGCGCCGTCTAACCGCCGATGAAGTTAAAGATGGTACGTTTACCATCACCAACCACGGTGTAAGTGGCTCGTTATTTGCCATGCCCATCATCAATCAGCCTCAATCGGGCATTTTGGGAATTGGCGCAATTCAAAAGCGGCCGGTGGTCATGACGATCAACGGAGCCGATGCAATCGCGATTCGGCCAATGTGCTACCTCAGTTTTACGTTTGATCATCGCTTGATCGACGGCGCAACCGCCGATAAATTCTTGGCAACTGTCAAGCAACAGCTTGAGCAATTTGCCTAA
- a CDS encoding TetR family transcriptional regulator codes for MHAETLTSERILNATVDVLRRYGPNKATVVDVARELGVSHGSVYRHFASKSALLDAVAERWLAEISAPLDEVLQRQDRSVAKLRAWLECLMHTKQQRASQDPQLFATYSGLVQGLRSVTDQHVAHMIEQIERLVHEGVANAEFVVNDAHATATAIWHATARFHNPLFVAAWSEPSLAAEFDAVWVLMINGLLVR; via the coding sequence ATGCACGCTGAAACGCTGACTTCCGAACGAATTTTGAATGCTACTGTTGATGTGTTGCGGCGCTATGGGCCGAATAAAGCCACAGTGGTTGATGTTGCCCGTGAACTGGGAGTGAGCCATGGTAGTGTGTATCGCCATTTTGCTAGCAAATCAGCCTTGCTCGATGCAGTTGCTGAACGCTGGCTAGCCGAAATTTCAGCGCCGTTGGATGAAGTGCTACAACGCCAAGATCGCAGCGTAGCCAAATTACGGGCTTGGCTAGAATGTTTGATGCACACCAAACAACAGCGAGCCAGCCAAGATCCGCAGCTTTTTGCCACCTATAGTGGCTTAGTACAAGGGCTGCGATCGGTGACTGATCAACATGTAGCGCATATGATCGAGCAGATTGAGCGTTTAGTGCATGAAGGTGTTGCCAATGCTGAGTTTGTGGTGAATGATGCCCATGCGACGGCAACCGCAATTTGGCATGCGACGGCTCGTTTTCACAACCCGCTGTTTGTGGCAGCTTGGAGCGAACCAAGCCTAGCGGCAGAATTCGACGCAGTTTGGGTATTGATGATCAACGGTTTGTTGGTGCGCTAA
- a CDS encoding aldo/keto reductase, translating into MQKRQLGRDGLVVSAAGLGCMAMSGMYGPSDRAESIATIHSALDAGVNLLDTGDFYGMGHNELLLSEALRERSRSDVVLSVKFGALRSPDGAWLGYDARPAAVKNFLYHSLTRLNTDYIDIYRPSRLDPNVPIEETIGAIAEMVEKGYVRHIGLSEVGVETIRRAAAVHSIVDLQIEYSLMSRGIEAEILPACRELGIGITAYGVLSRGLLSGAWSKERVLAGSDFRAHGPRFTGENLDHNLSLVATLQTIADAKGASIAQIASAWVVAQGADIIPLFGARRLHQLHDSLASLEINLNADELGTIERTIPKGSAAGERYNAYLMQHLDSER; encoded by the coding sequence ATGCAAAAGCGTCAATTGGGTCGTGATGGTTTGGTGGTGTCGGCAGCGGGCTTGGGTTGTATGGCCATGTCGGGGATGTATGGGCCTTCAGATCGCGCCGAGAGCATCGCGACGATTCATTCAGCGCTTGATGCTGGGGTTAATTTGCTAGATACTGGCGATTTCTATGGGATGGGCCATAACGAATTATTGCTTAGCGAAGCCTTGCGCGAGCGTTCACGCTCCGATGTTGTTTTGAGCGTCAAGTTTGGGGCATTGCGCAGCCCTGATGGTGCGTGGCTTGGCTATGATGCCCGGCCCGCTGCGGTTAAAAATTTCTTATATCACAGCCTTACCCGCTTGAATACCGATTACATTGATATTTATCGACCTTCGCGGCTTGACCCCAATGTGCCAATTGAAGAAACAATTGGGGCGATTGCCGAGATGGTTGAAAAAGGCTATGTGCGCCATATCGGTTTATCGGAAGTTGGGGTTGAAACGATTCGTCGAGCGGCGGCAGTGCATTCAATTGTCGATTTGCAAATTGAATATTCCTTGATGTCGCGTGGCATTGAGGCCGAAATTTTGCCTGCCTGCCGTGAATTAGGCATCGGCATTACCGCCTATGGGGTGCTTTCGCGTGGCTTGCTGAGTGGTGCTTGGTCGAAAGAACGGGTTTTGGCTGGCTCAGATTTTCGTGCCCATGGCCCACGCTTTACTGGCGAGAACCTTGATCATAATTTGAGCCTCGTTGCGACGTTGCAAACAATTGCCGATGCCAAGGGTGCAAGTATTGCCCAAATTGCCAGTGCTTGGGTCGTGGCTCAAGGAGCCGATATTATTCCATTATTCGGGGCACGTCGTTTGCATCAACTGCACGATTCATTGGCTAGCCTTGAAATTAATTTAAATGCTGATGAATTGGGCACAATTGAGCGGACGATTCCCAAGGGCTCGGCGGCTGGCGAACGCTACAATGCCTATTTGATGCAACATTTGGATAGCGAACGCTAA
- a CDS encoding metallophosphoesterase family protein, with protein MQRICIVSDTHGKFDPRIEQLFVGAARIVHAGDIGRAQPPIIERLSAIAPVTAVTGNIDWNTALDIYPINTTLEVQGIRIMIQHIGDIPKRWHRQLPQPLPHVVICGHSHIALIEEYQGVLFINPGSASQPRGQLGEPTVAFLDIQENGEFHAEIIPLKMAEFIKHAD; from the coding sequence ATGCAACGGATTTGTATTGTTTCGGATACCCATGGCAAGTTTGACCCACGGATCGAGCAGCTTTTTGTAGGAGCAGCCCGGATTGTGCATGCAGGCGACATCGGGCGAGCACAACCGCCAATCATCGAACGCTTGAGTGCGATTGCTCCGGTTACAGCGGTGACTGGCAATATCGATTGGAATACAGCGCTCGATATTTACCCAATTAATACAACGCTTGAGGTGCAAGGTATTCGGATTATGATCCAGCATATTGGCGATATTCCCAAACGCTGGCATCGTCAATTGCCACAACCCTTGCCGCATGTGGTAATTTGTGGTCATAGCCATATCGCCTTGATCGAGGAATATCAAGGAGTCTTGTTTATTAACCCAGGCTCGGCTTCGCAGCCACGCGGCCAGCTCGGCGAGCCAACTGTGGCTTTCTTAGATATTCAGGAAAATGGCGAGTTTCACGCTGAAATTATTCCGCTCAAAATGGCCGAATTTATCAAACATGCCGATTAA